From Paenibacillus sp. FSL H8-0537:
AAACATTTTATCAAGCTCGAACTGGTCCTTGACCCGTCCAAGCTGCATGAGAAACTGACGGTCTGCCTGTGAAAAAGCATGGTTGTAATAGGTGACGAACAGGACAGCGTCAGCATTTTTAATGTAATTGAACGCAACGCCCGTATGGCGGGCGTTCACGGAATCCGCTCCCGGCGTATCGACGAGAACGATGCCCTGCCGCGTCAGCTCGCAATCGTAATAAAGCTCGATTTCGCTGACGTAGCAGGAACGCGATTCCTCCGCTACGAAGCGCTCGTACTCCGCCTGTGAGACGGTGAGGCGCTGGCCAAGCAGCGCCTCATGCTCTTCCCAGCCTGCGCGTGCAGCACGCAGGAAGCTGTAGTGCGGCCGTCCGCCGGCGTGAATCGCATCTGGCGACAGGCGGTCGATCGCGCGCATGAGAGCGGCAGCGTCCGGCAGCGCAGCGTCAGAAGCGTCTTCGCCGAGCAAAGCGAGCGAATAGCGCAGGTCTTCCAGGACGGCGTCACGGGATTTCATGACGACGCCCGCCGTGCCATGCTCGCGGCCGCCCGATGGCGGCACGAGACGGTTGATCGCCGCCGTCGTCGGATTCGGCGACACCGGCAGTACCGGCTCGCCAATAAGCGCATTGGCGAGCGAGGATTTGCCCGCGCTGAACGCTCCGAACAGCGCGATTGTGAACCGGCTGCTGCGGAGCCGGTTCGCCTTGTCCTGCATCGCCTGCGCGGCCGCGGCTAGCGGCGCGTGCGGCGTCAGCAGCGCGGCTGCGCTGAGCAAGCGCGCGGCTGCGCCATGCTGCTGCGACAGCGCTTCGCCGCTGCCGAGCGCAGTTTGCGCTGGCGTCGCGGCAACGCCCGCGCCACTGGCCCTTGCGGCAGCAGCGTCGCCCGCTGCCGCCCCATCGCCGCGCTGCGCAGCTTCGCTCGCGCGGCCCAGCTCTTGCCCGGCGGCGGCATCTGCCGCGCCGCCGTCTACACCTGCGCGCGCGCGTGCATCTGCCGCTGCGCGCTTTGGCGCCGGCAGCGCCGGCCGCGCAACTGGCTGCGGCAGCGTCCCCGCAACCTGCGCCGCATGCTGCGCGGCGCGCTCCGCCAGCGCCGCAAGCAGCCCTAGCGCCCCGGCCTGCGCATCAAGCGCCGCAAGCCGTCCTCGCACATCTGCAGCGGCCGTCTCGCTCGCCGCTGCCACATGCGCCGTCAGCGCGTCAATCAGCTCATTGCCGCGCTTCCGGTAAAGCTCCTTCACCTCCGCGGCTAATTCGCGCGTATACGTCATCGTATATTCGTTGCCGAATACCGCTCCCGTATTTACGCGCTGAATGAGCCATGAAGTATCCGGCTTCCAGCTAAACTGCTCGGCAAGCTGCTGCTCCAGCGTTTCCGCTGCGTAGCCGACTTTCTCAGCGGCGCGGCGCAGTAAATCCTTTACATGCCAATCAACTGCCGCATTCACTTGGCCAGCAAAATCATGACAGAACAGCTCCGCACGGCGTTCCTGCTCAGCCGCCGTCTTCGCTCCAGCGAACAACAGCCCCGTCTTGAAGCCCGGCTTCCTGCTTTCCAGAAACGCATGCGCTAAATCCCGCACTGGAGCTGGCGTAATGATTGCATTGTCTACCAGCGCCTGCAAATCCCGGCGCAGCTCCAGACGCAGACGTTCCGGTTCTGCTTCGAGCTGCTTCGTTTGCAGCATCAGCTCGCCCTGCTCCGTCTTCACCCGCTGCGCTTCCTCTTCTCCGCCTGCCTCGGCAAGCAGCCGTTCCTTCTCCGGTTCATCCTGCATCTCGCACCATTTCAAATGCTCCGCTGCAAGATGGCGCAGCGAAGCATCGACGCTGTAAGCAGCAAGCGGCTCACGTAATTCCTTCAGCTCGTCAAGCAGCCGCGTAAGCGCCTCCCATTCCTGATGCGGATGATCCGGCTGGCGCAACGACAAATAAACGATTCCCGCTGGCTCCAAATGCCAAGCTTGAAACGCCTCTTCTACGCTTTTGCGATACTCAGCAAACGTTAGCTCGCGTTCCCTGTGCTTATCAATCTGATTCACAATAAAATATAACGGCTTGCCCCAATCCTTAAGCTGCTTGGCAAACGCAAAATTAATTTCCGATTGCACATGATTATAATCCATGACATAAAACACGACATCCGCCAAATGCAGCGCTGATTCCGTTGCCATCCGGTGTGCATCATCCGTAGAGTCAATGCCCGGCGTATCCAGAAGTACCGTATGATTGCCTAATCTTTCTGTTGGATACGTAATCGAGACCGATTGGAACTGCTCACCGTCTACGCAATAGCGATCCAGATCCTCCAAAGAAACACTGAGGCTAGACGCCTTGCCATCCTTCTCCGTGATGATGCTTGCCCGCGCCTCTGCTCCGCCTCTTATGGACACTACGTTCGCACTGGTCGGAATCGGACTCGAAGGCAGAAGCTGAGCCCCGCACAGCCGATTGATCAGCGTGGACTTGCCTGCGGAAAAATGACCGCAAAAAGCAACAGTAAGCCGACCCTCGGCCAGCTTACTGTGTACCTCCATAACTTGTTTGGCGTGCAGCGCATCACCTGCGTCCGTCATTTCGCGGGCCGCCAGGATTGTTGCTTCTTCAATGCGTTGTACCGTCATTTCAGCCATAATCTATGCAATTTCCTCATCATCGGAAGGCATGCAAATTTCGAATACATTGCCATGCTGCAAAATCATAATGTTACGCTCTTTTTCGCGCATAACAACGACTTCCGGTTTTTGACGCATACGCTCGATGTATTGGTCAGGCACGTCGCCGGAGCCGCTAACGGTTACGCCTTCCACTACGATATCTTCGTTTTCTTCTGGCGGGGAGCTAAGCACTTGCTCATAAATATCAGAGAAAAGCTCAAAACTATTTGTATACACGGAAATACACTTCACTGTCATCATCCTTCATTTTAAAAGTATTGGTTATTAGCCAACCTTATTTAGCCACTCTCTTAACAGTCTTCTTGTTTAAGCCTGGCTTCATACGTTGTTTTCCTTCATTGCACATATCCAGCAGCGGACAAACCTCGCATTGCGGATTTTGCGCCTTGCAATGATAGCGGCCGAAAAAAATGAGCCGATGATGGGTAAGGGTCCATTCGTCTTTGGGAACAAGCTTCATGAGCTTCTTCTCAACTTCCAGCACAGAATCATCAGACTTCGCTACCCTAAGGCGCTTGGATACACGTTCAACATGGGTATCGACTGCAATAGCCGGCACATTAAACGCATTAGACATGACGACATTCGCCGTCTTGCGTCCAACACCCGGCAGCTCAACCAGCTGCTCATGCGTGGAAGGAGTTTCTCCATCATATTTATCAATGAGAATGCGGCACAATTTTTGAATATTGGAAGCTTTGCTTCGGAATAAACCGATTCTTCGAATATCCTGCTCCAGCTCTTCCAGCGGAACCGCCACATAGTCCTCCGGCTGCTTATACTTTTGAAATAGGTTCGCGGTTACCTTATTCACCATCTCATCAGTACATTGCGCAGACATCAAGACAGCAATCGTCAGCTCAAACGGATTAGAATGGTTCAGCTCGCAATGTGCGTCCGGAAACATCTCCGCAAGAGTATCCAATATGTGTCGCATCTTCTGCTTCGCATTCATCGTCCTCTCTCCCATTCCAAACACTATCGTTCAAAGTGTAGCGAAAATCGTCTCTCCATGCAACTATAATCCACCATAAATATTGAAAAAATCATAAAAAAACTGCCCCGTAGGGCAGTTTGTCACATAACCTTACCAATTTACACTTTTACAATTTCCACCGCTTTATTTTTGAAAGCATAAACGATGATCTGATCGCCGTATTTAATGTCCTGCAGCGAAATCGCCTTTCCATCTTTTAACAGCTTCGTTGCGCCTGTCACATAAAAATAATTGGCGTTGTCCGCGTCGGTCATTTTGAGTGTCCACAGCTGTCCAGCCGTAGCGTCATACTGCCAAAACGTTCTCGTCTGGCCAACGGCTACTGTGACCTGCACCACATCATTTTCATTTTTGCTCAGTTGGACCCGATCGCCAGTTGCGAGCGTTGACGTAGTCGCAGAAGTGGATGTCCCCTTCGTAATGAAGAAAGTTTGACCAAGTGCAACCGTTATTGTCTGACCGTTCTCATTCGTCAGCGTAATGCTGTTTGTGCCTACCGATTGAACAGTTCCATAAGATACGACGATAGATTTCACGGCAATCATTTGCTTGCCAATGTAGCTGACATTAATCAAAGTGCCCGGAACAAGTGTATCGATCGCTACTTTGCTTCCAGTCTCATTCGTAATATCGATTCCCGACAGCACTAGATCTGTCTGTACATTTTGCGCATTAACGACCGTAACCTTTTTGGTGCCAGTGTTGACTGCGCGCACTTCATATTGGATTGGACGATGAACCTGAATGAGCGTTGCCCGATCCTGATTCACATTCATAACCGTTGTAATCGTATCGCCAACTTTAAGATCAGTCAGAGATGCCGCTGCAATGCCCGGAACCTCTACCGTTGGCGCCGAATAAGCAACCGTAACATCAACGCCGCCAGGCACGCTCAGCGTAACGGAATTGCTGGAGCCATTAATGGAAACGAGTTTGCCCGTATATTTGCTTGCAATCGACAAGGACACTACCTTGTCTCCACTGTAAGTAATGGTCAGCTTGCGGTTTTTTGTCAGCCATGTTCCGATGTCGTCCAGCTTGATTGCATTGCCGTTATTGTCAATTCTCGTTTTCTCAGTCAAATAAAGCGGATATGCTTTTGTTCCTGTAGAGTCAAAAACGACAAGGAATTTTTTGTCCGCATTATAGCTTTCCACCTGAGCGCCAACAAGCGTCTGAACGTTGCGGTTTATGACCTCGATTTTTGTAATCTGATCCTGGTCATTCGTTGTAATTTGCAATTGATCCACATCTTTAATCAAATCGCCAATCGTAGGCCCTACGATGCCTTCGATTATAATTTCAATCGTGCTGCTCAAAAATTTGGAGTTCAGCTTGCCTGCGCTGTCTTCATACGTAAGGACACTTGCATCGCCAGAAATAAACGTGCCTTTCAGCACGGCAGCTCCTGTTTGCTGATCAACTGTAATTTTCAGCGCTTTAGGGGATGTACGGAACGTATCCTGCGTCACTGTAATTGCGCTGTTCTCCTTCAAGTCGCTAATGGCAATCGTCTTGCCAGACGTTTCGGCTACGATAAGCGAGTCGTCATAATAAACCTCTACCGGCTTATTATCGATCCATACATATAGCAGCTTCTGATCCGGCAGCACGCGGCCAACCGTACCTGTTATCGTTTTAATTTGCGGCTTGTCATCCTGAAGCTCCACGTAAGCAGCCGCACCTGATTTCGTAATAACCGTTACATTTGCATATTGTACAAGATCCTTAGCTGCAATAGGCGTTTCGGAGTCATAACGATAAATGGCCGTATTCGCGCTGAGCGTATACACAGCCGACTGCTCCTTGCTGTAAATCGTAATACCCGTGTCGCTGGCTTGCAGCAGCACACCCGTTGCTTGTCCTGCATATTCAACCGGATACAGCTTCTCAGCACGGCTGAACAGTGTTGCAAGGCTTGCACGGTTTACATTCGCTTTAGGATCGAACTTGACTGCTGTTATCCCTTTAACCAAATCTAGTGAAACAGCAGCATTGACATAACCACGGTAGCTGCTGGCAATTTGATCCGCATCATTAAAC
This genomic window contains:
- a CDS encoding dynamin family protein — protein: MAEMTVQRIEEATILAAREMTDAGDALHAKQVMEVHSKLAEGRLTVAFCGHFSAGKSTLINRLCGAQLLPSSPIPTSANVVSIRGGAEARASIITEKDGKASSLSVSLEDLDRYCVDGEQFQSVSITYPTERLGNHTVLLDTPGIDSTDDAHRMATESALHLADVVFYVMDYNHVQSEINFAFAKQLKDWGKPLYFIVNQIDKHRERELTFAEYRKSVEEAFQAWHLEPAGIVYLSLRQPDHPHQEWEALTRLLDELKELREPLAAYSVDASLRHLAAEHLKWCEMQDEPEKERLLAEAGGEEEAQRVKTEQGELMLQTKQLEAEPERLRLELRRDLQALVDNAIITPAPVRDLAHAFLESRKPGFKTGLLFAGAKTAAEQERRAELFCHDFAGQVNAAVDWHVKDLLRRAAEKVGYAAETLEQQLAEQFSWKPDTSWLIQRVNTGAVFGNEYTMTYTRELAAEVKELYRKRGNELIDALTAHVAAASETAAADVRGRLAALDAQAGALGLLAALAERAAQHAAQVAGTLPQPVARPALPAPKRAAADARARAGVDGGAADAAAGQELGRASEAAQRGDGAAAGDAAAARASGAGVAATPAQTALGSGEALSQQHGAAARLLSAAALLTPHAPLAAAAQAMQDKANRLRSSRFTIALFGAFSAGKSSLANALIGEPVLPVSPNPTTAAINRLVPPSGGREHGTAGVVMKSRDAVLEDLRYSLALLGEDASDAALPDAAALMRAIDRLSPDAIHAGGRPHYSFLRAARAGWEEHEALLGQRLTVSQAEYERFVAEESRSCYVSEIELYYDCELTRQGIVLVDTPGADSVNARHTGVAFNYIKNADAVLFVTYYNHAFSQADRQFLMQLGRVKDQFELDKMFFLVNAADLAADQEELAGVLKHVEHNLLQHGIRSPRLYPVSSLDGLDAKQNGDGELLERSGIDAFERSFLHFVSEDLGRLAIDAAEQEIVRAAATVNGWLNSATGDAATREQELRGLAALQEQAQLLLASYRSSEAPPQQAQELSELLYYVVQRQQLRFGEFYNYAFNPSVLQDDGRDLKKMIWTAWLDLQRQIQMELAQELQATSLRLERILNGLLRKQFDSCASELAALLTGYQSIPYETAAIPTPEIDVDWTTTDITGKWLWSRFKSPRQFFEGDGKGQLRKELEALLIPSLQQWMAAENRQWTERYSALWKKYAEQSGEQLQQDVVNYVEGKRISLADNADVGQLRELHQQLIHLHSATIA
- a CDS encoding S-layer homology domain-containing protein, coding for MALSRSSKSIIAGTIAFSVLAGPFVVPAPISYAATVSSNPFSDVASNHWAQKHITKLSFQGIINGSNGLFRPADNVTQQEAVLMALRFIGAANEAPADDTVAFPETFVIKSDFKGEVKLAFDKGLLDQAEEYALAASGDQAVGWGQRPATREWVTKLLIRAINQKSTADSLQNAVSSFNDADQIASSYRGYVNAAVSLDLVKGITAVKFDPKANVNRASLATLFSRAEKLYPVEYAGQATGVLLQASDTGITIYSKEQSAVYTLSANTAIYRYDSETPIAAKDLVQYANVTVITKSGAAAYVELQDDKPQIKTITGTVGRVLPDQKLLYVWIDNKPVEVYYDDSLIVAETSGKTIAISDLKENSAITVTQDTFRTSPKALKITVDQQTGAAVLKGTFISGDASVLTYEDSAGKLNSKFLSSTIEIIIEGIVGPTIGDLIKDVDQLQITTNDQDQITKIEVINRNVQTLVGAQVESYNADKKFLVVFDSTGTKAYPLYLTEKTRIDNNGNAIKLDDIGTWLTKNRKLTITYSGDKVVSLSIASKYTGKLVSINGSSNSVTLSVPGGVDVTVAYSAPTVEVPGIAAASLTDLKVGDTITTVMNVNQDRATLIQVHRPIQYEVRAVNTGTKKVTVVNAQNVQTDLVLSGIDITNETGSKVAIDTLVPGTLINVSYIGKQMIAVKSIVVSYGTVQSVGTNSITLTNENGQTITVALGQTFFITKGTSTSATTSTLATGDRVQLSKNENDVVQVTVAVGQTRTFWQYDATAGQLWTLKMTDADNANYFYVTGATKLLKDGKAISLQDIKYGDQIIVYAFKNKAVEIVKV
- the nth gene encoding endonuclease III, with the protein product MNAKQKMRHILDTLAEMFPDAHCELNHSNPFELTIAVLMSAQCTDEMVNKVTANLFQKYKQPEDYVAVPLEELEQDIRRIGLFRSKASNIQKLCRILIDKYDGETPSTHEQLVELPGVGRKTANVVMSNAFNVPAIAVDTHVERVSKRLRVAKSDDSVLEVEKKLMKLVPKDEWTLTHHRLIFFGRYHCKAQNPQCEVCPLLDMCNEGKQRMKPGLNKKTVKRVAK
- a CDS encoding NAD/NADP transhydrogenase alpha subunit: MKCISVYTNSFELFSDIYEQVLSSPPEENEDIVVEGVTVSGSGDVPDQYIERMRQKPEVVVMREKERNIMILQHGNVFEICMPSDDEEIA